The following proteins come from a genomic window of Mariniflexile sp. TRM1-10:
- a CDS encoding lytic transglycosylase domain-containing protein, whose protein sequence is MKTIQKILAFVGLLSLCALFVYALQEAPTDENFEKRLINDYNVYALQVPSNLDFAGEPMPLKSPDILERMDKELLVNTYWQSNGLLMFKRAKKYFPIIEPILAKHGVPDDFKYLAVIESGLTNAVSPAGARGVWQIMPATGRENGLEINDNIDERYHLEKSTEVACEYLLKSKKELGSWTLAAAAYNAGNSGIAKYLKEQNVSNYYDLLLGEETGRYVFRIVALKEILTNPVKYGFNFREKDLYSNVPTYKVEVNTEITDFTKFAERYGINYKILKIHNPWLREPKLINKSGKSYTIEIPEKGYYTGVN, encoded by the coding sequence ATGAAGACTATACAGAAAATATTGGCGTTTGTGGGATTATTAAGTTTATGTGCATTATTTGTTTATGCCCTGCAAGAGGCGCCCACTGATGAAAATTTTGAAAAAAGGCTTATAAACGATTATAATGTTTATGCGCTTCAAGTACCTAGCAATTTAGATTTTGCAGGAGAACCCATGCCACTTAAAAGCCCAGATATCTTAGAACGCATGGATAAAGAACTATTGGTTAATACCTATTGGCAATCAAATGGGTTGTTAATGTTTAAACGTGCCAAAAAATATTTTCCAATTATAGAACCTATTTTGGCAAAACATGGTGTTCCGGACGATTTTAAGTATTTAGCAGTTATAGAAAGTGGTTTGACAAACGCTGTTTCGCCAGCAGGAGCTAGGGGCGTTTGGCAAATTATGCCAGCTACAGGAAGGGAAAATGGGTTAGAGATTAATGATAATATAGATGAACGCTATCATTTAGAAAAATCCACCGAAGTGGCTTGTGAATACTTATTAAAATCTAAAAAAGAATTAGGCTCGTGGACATTGGCTGCTGCTGCGTACAATGCAGGTAACTCAGGTATTGCAAAGTATTTAAAGGAACAGAATGTTAGCAATTATTACGATTTGTTATTAGGAGAAGAAACAGGGCGCTATGTGTTTAGAATAGTAGCACTAAAAGAGATTTTAACCAACCCCGTAAAGTATGGTTTTAATTTTAGGGAAAAAGATTTATATAGCAATGTACCTACTTATAAAGTTGAAGTTAATACAGAGATAACCGATTTTACAAAGTTTGCGGAACGATACGGAATCAATTATAAGATCCTTAAAATTCATAACCCATGGTTAAGAGAACCAAAGCTTATTAATAAATCTGGTAAAAGTTATACGATTGAAATTCCTGAGAAAGGATATTATACCGGAGTTAATTAG